CATGGGCAATTTTATTTTTTGCCAGCTCTCCGGACCTGGGCCACAGTGCGCCGCCAGGTGGGCTTCCTCCGTTGGGCCAAAACGGGTGACAAGTAAGGAAACAAAATAGCGTATGTGAAATTAATTGAAGCGGGACCAAACGTAGCGGGACGAAACCAAGAATATCACCTCCCTttaatagtaggtatagatatagatatagatgtgtttgaatttttttaaagacTAAAATTATAGGGGATCTGCTAGCTGCAAAATAGTgattttcctaaaaaaaagtagtAAACTGGAACAAGGAGCACTTTTGACAGTTTACCTATATAAGAGATCTGCTAGAAATGCCCTTATCTGCCGAATGTACCTACTGATCAAGTGTGGCTACAAAACCAGTCATGCACTAATAAAGCTTCTAAAACCACCAACTTTTGGTATTGCGCTACGAATTCCTTCGGCCAAACCGCCTGTCTCTGCTCTGGAAGGAGCACAGCGCTTCGAGGTAGTCAGCCTCCCCGAAGTCCGGCCACAGGGTGTCGGTGAAGAAGAGCTCCGAGTAGGCCGACTGCCACAGCAAGAAGTTGCTCAGCCGCAGCTCGCCGCTGGTCCGGATGAGCAGGTCGGGGCACGGGAGCTCGCTGCCGCGGCTCgtctcgagctcgccggcgaacAGCGACTCGTCGATGTCCTCCGGCCTGAGCAGCTCACCGCGCACCTTCTGGGCGAGGCTCCGGCAGGCTTGCACTATGTCCCTTCGCCCGCTGTAGCTGATCGCCAGCGTCAGGTCGAGCTGCGAGTTGTCCCTCGTTGCCTCCTCGGCGTCCCTTGCCGTCCTCCGCAGAGACGCCGGCAGCCTCGAGCAGTCGCCGATCACACGTAGACGAATTCCGTCCCTGCGCAGAACAGCAATCCACATGTTATCTAACAGTAAAAATCGAGCTGTTCATCTGTAATCTTTGTGTTCATCACTCGGATTTGGGGAGATCAGTGCGTTAATTCATCTAGGCTGTCACACGGAGTGGAATGCTCGGGTGCATCTTATCAGAATGGAGACGGACGAAATGTGAGGCCATTAATCTACGGTGGACTGGCTGGCGTGTGTACCTCAAGAACTCGGCGACGCTGTCGTGGATCACCCGCTCGAAAAGTCCCATCAGGAAGTCAACCTCCGCCTGCAAATCCCAAGAACAGTCAAGCTCAGAGCAGAGGCCGGAGGGAGCGAAAATATATAATAGAACAGGTGAGCGCGCGGATGCCCCGGAGGGAGCCGGCAAAAgagcgcgcgcgcgcgcgcggtCAGGTGTGATGTGCTACCTTGGGGCGGCTCCAGTTCTCGTGGGAGAAGGCGAAGGCGGTGAGCGCGCGGATGCCCCAGGCGCGGGAGAGCCGCACCGTCTCCACCAGCGCGCGCCGCCCGGCCTCGTGCCCGAACGCCGGCGGCATGCCCCGCGCGCGCGCCCACCGCGAGTTCCCGTCCATCACCACCGCCACGTGGCGCGGCAGCGACTCCGGCCGCAGCCCGCGAGGGAGGAGCGACTCGGCGGCCGCGCCGCGCGGGCATGGCTGTGCCGAGCGGCGCGTGCggcgggaggaggaggtgggAAGCTGCGGGTGGGTAGCGGCTGGAGACTGGGAGAGCAGCATGGGATTGGGGTCTCTCGGTGGTGTGTCCCGTTGCCGTTGGCTTGGCCGTTGCTTCGAAACCCCAAGGGTCAAGCCACATGTTTAACGTGTACTCCTAGTTTTGATGAACATACCCCTGAAGCACGTTCGACTAAGTAAATCTTTTTAGTGGAATTGCTAGTCTTCAATTGCAAGATACTCGTCAAGGATTAGTTTACCAAATGATAAATGTCACACCAGATGCGTGACACTCTAGCCTTGACGTTTTTCGATGGCAATTTCAGTCACGCAAGGATGGCAGAATATATTGACATATActctccgtttcaaaatagatgactcaaatTTATACTAATTGAAACATGAAAATTGTCATGCTTGACAATTAAAGTTGTCATCCTCGCATCACTAAACGTTTAGAGTTGACATGTGCTCGTGCCACACGTCAGGTACTTATCAGGTCTGTTTATGCTTGCTGAACCATTGTGTTGTGCGTACCTTTATTTTGTAATCTGTAATGAATTTATTTTTTTGACACAGCCGTAAGCAAAAGTTGGTCAAACAAACATTAAAATAGGGAGAAACAGATGGAGCAAACGGGATTAAGTGAATTCACCGCAATGCCAAAGGCAGCCTAAATCGAAGTCGATGGCGTGGAAGCCACAAACAAAACATGACATGAGGAGGATTCAAACTTGATTTAATCCTGCGACAAGATTGATCAATCGTGAAATCCTCAAGTCTTGGTCGATtaagattttttttcaaaaatgcTCAGGAGATGGTCTCTATTTCTAAGTTGTAGATCACACTCAGTTGATTATTTGTCCAACATGGATTGAGTAAAATGCAAATTTTAGAAATCGTGTGTGGCTTGATGAACTTAGAAATAACTATTTCTATGTTCTCTTAGACCATGTTTGAGATTCCAACTCGTATTCCTCCGCTCCTTCGACTTGAGTCGACGTTGCTAGGATGCAGGATTAATCTAGAGTCGACATGGAGCGAAAGCAAGATAAAGCTGAGGACCACTGACTTAAGTATGAAAGATTACAGGATTAGGGTTTCAAGCGAGGTTATCGCCACTATCACATGACTAATGCTCTCCAACCATAGAGGGAACCAATTAGGCAAAATGGACCCATAGTGGAGATAGTGTCGGTGAGTGTTTGTTTTTCGCGGGAGGAGGGTGGGTTGATGGGATGAGTTGTAGGAGCATCTCTAGCAAATCCTATACTAAAGCTACAAAGGTGCTATGTATCCTACTTTGCTTTTTTTTAGGAAGATCACTACTCCGGAGCTAGCAGTTCCCCTATCGTATAAATTTTGGTTTCATAAATATTCAAATCTATTGCTCAAACTATTCTAAAAATTGATCACATTTGAACACAAAGTAGAGAATTTGAATACATCACATCACAATTGAACTACGAGCATAAATATAGTTCAATAAACCCATCGGACATAACCATATTTTGCGCCAAAAGTCACTGAATGAGCAAGTTCACTCAAAAAATCACCAACACATCGTGGATCAAATGTCATCATAGTTCAAATAGGCTCACACAACACTACCGCCGACGACTGAACGATCGCCACCAAACGCCTTGGCTATGATGTTGCCATGAGTAAGCTCCCAAAATATTCTCTCCATCTTGTCCATCTTGCTAAGATTCATGAACATAACAGCATTGTCCCTGGCCACCCTCTTCTCCTTTCGCTCCTTAGACACCATTGCTAGCTTTTGCACCTCAATGTCAAGCAATTTCTTGTTCTCCACCTCCTCCATTTCAAGCCTTTTCATCTCAATCTCAAGCCTTTTGTCCTCCACAAGCACCTTTGTATCCTCGGTCGTGGCCTTTGCCCTCCACCTCTCCTCCATGGCCTTCATCTAATAGAACAATTCATCTTCTTTTCTTTGCATTCGGTCACCAAAGCACTTTTTGAATCCACCATTGCAGTCAACTCTTCCTTGTAAGCTCCAACACCACCGCTCATCTTAACTTTCTTTGCATGCTTTCCTGCATCTAGATGCATAAGAGTAGTAGTCGGGTTCTCTACAAAGTCCTCTTCTTCACCATTGTTTAGCCTTTGCCTCTCGTGTGGTTTCAAAGTTTCTTTTTATCCACTTGTCATGCCCATCAAGCTCGTTGTAGCAATGGTGCAAACCAAACAGTTTGCTGTCGTTTTTGTTGTTCGTTTCTTCGTAAATAGCTTGCATTGCTTCCTCGTATTGGTAGGTGGGTATTCCACTTGGCGGCTACAAGTTTACTTGCCCCACACAACCGTCCACCGGTTGTGTTGCTCTTGGATGTTACCCCAAAGATGACTAAGAGAACCGATTATGGGGCTAGAGGGGATGGGCGCAATGTTGCTCCTTTGTTTGGTCGGcacctgatgtctactacgcacactagtagaaaacaaggcttaggtcacagggcagttttcacattagccccggttcgtgcggccaggggcctgccgggcctcgtgggggcattggtcccggttcgtccggaccctttggtgcccgttggtggtacaaaccgggaccaatgggccacgctcctggcccaccatcctttagtcccggttcataccacacaccgggactaaagggctggtcctagttgcggccagtgtttagtcccacctcgccaaccgaagggcgctcacaccagtttataagcccgtccctctatgccttgttgagcttctcttaaagtgaaaatagatgcccttatacagggaatttcacctaaattcacagtaaattgaaatttactgtgaatttaggtttaattttctctataagcgcatctatgttcatttttttatatttataaaataaataaaccttaataaaataaataaaactaaataaaccttaataaaataaaataaaataaactatagtaactacaataaataaaccttaataaattaagtaaaaatagcagcagtaaaataaataaaaatagcagcagtaaaataaataaaaataaaataattaaagtaaaatacataagtaattagaaataaaataaataagctttttgttgtaagtagaaacaaaacaaaacaaataaaacaaaagagaaaaaaaacacgtccctctctgccttgtttagctcctctcaaaatgaaaatagatgcccttatacagggaatttggcCTAAATTCACAGTGAatttctctgaaattcatagaaatttattatgaatctaggttgaattttctctataagcgcatctatgctcattttttatgttggggttggcgatctttacagactttttgtgtgttgaatatgcaccattcaaaatcagtctctgctttgaatggtgcattttgaacacacaaaaagtcaggagttcaaataagttttaaaaaatgaaatccctttgtaacagacgagtttccggatgaaatcctgatactttgaaagagattgtccgttttgtacacgaagtgcatccagtttttgccgtaaccctctcaactttcttgcacatgctatgtggatgaaatgatgatatcatgccaactttcaaccatttccgagttcatttgaaatgcttttcaattttagggtcttatagctcaaaataattagtaaatgcatgaaaaataacaaatgaagtcagaaaggattgaaaaatgatgatgtggctttcaatggtgcattttgaacacacaaaaagtcagtagttcaaataagttttaaaaaatgaaatccctttgtaacagatgagtttccggatgaaatcctgatactttgaaagagattgtccgttttgtacacgaagtgcatccagtttttgccgtaaccctctcaactttcttgcacatgctatgtggatgaaatgatgatatcatgccaactttcaaccttttcggagttcatttgaaatgcttttcaattttagggtcttatagctcaaaataattagtaaatgcatgaaaaataacaaatgaagtcagaaagggttgaaaaatgatgatgtggctttgaatggtgcattttgaacacacaaaaagtcaggagttcaaataagttttaaaaaatgatatccctttgtaacagacgagtttccggatgaaatcctgatactttgaaagagattgtccgttttgtacacgaagtgcatccagtttttgccgtaaccctctcaactttcttgcacatgctatgtggatgaaatgatgatatcatgccaactttcaaccttttcagagttcatttgaaatgcttttcaattttagggtcttatagctcaaaataattagtaaatgcatgaaaaataacaaatgaagtcagaaaggattgaaaaatgatgatgtggctttgaatggtgcattttgaacacacaaaaagtcaggagttcaaataagttttaaaaaatgatatccctttgtaacagacgagtttccggatgaaatcctgatactttgaaagagattgtccgttttgtacacgaagtgcatccagtttttgccgtaaccctctcaactttcttgcacatgctatgtggatgaaatgatgatatcatgccaactttcaaccttttcagagttcatttgaaatgcttttcaattttagggtcttatagctcaaaataattagtaaatgcatgaaaataacaaatgaagtcagaaaggattgaaaaatgatgatgtggctttgaatggtgcattttgaacacacaaaaagtcaggagttcaaataagttttaaaaaatgaaatccctttgtaacagacgagtttccggatgaaatcctgatactttgaaagagattgtccgttttgtacacgaagtgcatccagtttttgccatcaccctctcaactttcttgcacatgctatgtggatgaaatgatgatatcatgccaactttcaaccttttcagagttcatttgaaatgcttttcaattttagggtcttatagctcaaaataattagtaaatgcatgaaaaataacaaatgaagtcagaaaggattaaaaatgatgatgtggctttgaatggtgcattttgaacacacaaaaagtcaggagttcaaataagttttaaaaaatgatatccctttgtaacagacgagtttccggatgaaatcctgatactttgaaagagattgtccgttttgtacacgaagtgcatccagtttttgccgtaaccctctcaactttcttgcacatgctatgtggatgaaatgatgatatcatgccaactttcaaccttttcagagttcatttgaaatgcttttcaattttagggtcttatagctcaaaataattagtaaatgcatgaaaaataacaaatgaagtcagaaaggattgaaaaatgatgatgtggctttgaatggtgcattttgaacacacaaaaagtcaggagttcaaataagttttaaaaaatgaaatccctttgtaatagacgagtttccggatgaaatcctgatactttgaaagagattgtccgttttgtacacgaagtgcatccagtttttgccgtaaccctctcaactttcttgcacatgctatgtggatgaaatgatgatatcatgccaactttcaaccttttcggagttcatttgaaatgcttttcaattttagggtcttatagctcaaaataattagtaaatgcatgaaaaataacaaatgaagtcagaaaggattgaaaaatgatgatgtggctttgaatggtgcattttgaacacacaaaaagtcaggagttcaaataagttttaaaaaatgaaatccctttgtaacagacgagtttccgtataaaatttaaactattcaaatttggaaactaatggagtaacagaaagtttataattattctgagctaaaagcaaaaagaataaaaaataaagcaaaaatcaaaagaaaataaataattcaaaaaacaaaaaaatactggaaaaaataaaaaaatgccgcctaatgggccacacggcctgcatacgactagaaacccatctgcacatgggccaggatgcaggcccgcaggcccaataggcccaacatggcagtgacaaaggtaggcatgtaatgcctgcatattagagaggagctcagcacctgagctgcaacgcagcttataaacaggtgctgagctctctcagctagcgaggtgggactaaacttcccaccgcaccgcgccagcacattagtcccggttggtggctccaaccgaaaccaatgctcccctttggtcccggttggtgccaccaaccgggaccaaagccctctgcttcccgccctttgcgctggtgaaaagaggcctttggtcccggttggtgccaccaaccgggactaaagggtgggtattggttccggtttgtgcgttgaaccgggaccaaagcctttgctatataagcaaacacttaggAAATGTTCATATTTCCATCGCCAGTttccccccgcccgacgacgccgcgagctcgatctacgccgccaggctgccccgccgccgtcgccgtcgcccgtgcccccgagcccacgccatcgcccgtcgccgtcgtcctccgccccccgccgccgtcgccgtcggcctccgccgcgcgcccccgagccgtcgcccgtacgtcaccgtcgccctccgcccccggcccgccgcggtcgccgtcgccctccgccacccacgccgtcgccctccgtcgcccgatgtgagccgccgccacgccacggctctgtttatttttttcatataatttgtattatttttttgttcattgcattttttcatatatatatatatatatatatatatatatatgtatgtggtagctatatgatgaatggatgtggctatgtatgtatgaatataatgttcatacaattttatagaactatgtatgtatgaatataatgtAGCTATATGATTTTAGgttagtgcttagtagttgaactagctagttgatttaataaaactattttattaaattttactatatatagaagtagtttatttttagtaagaactactttattttatatatttatagtaagtgctgagtagttgaactagttgattaattaatagaactattttattaaattttactatatatagaagtagtttatttttagtaagaactactttattttatttatttatagtaagtgcttagtagttgaactagttgattaattaataaaactactttattttatttatagtaagtgcttaattagtagttgaactagttgatttaacaaaactagtttattttactatagaagtagtttatttttagcaaggaaattaatagaactagtttgttttttagttaaagcaattattcccgcatcgacgtcgacgatgcctatcccgcatcctcgtcgtcgactcggcggaggaggccggcttgatcagaggggccatgtccgggactgggctccgccgggctggttttcggaggtgctaccttccggtgggcgtaggttggtgaggaaccagcccgtcgttgacccgatccttgtttggtggcgctcgcgtgggccaatgacggtgccgaggcttccggacaccgcggaggtggtacgtcaccgtgtcagcgaggaggaccagcacgtccgtcgctacatggttgcgttggagggcaggttcgacaatacctggcaggttcttcagggatctcactggagctatgatcctgtgatggttccgtccctttgggtgtccaccgcccgcgccgatacccgtcgggcgctactgttctagctgtactagcgatgctatctgtatgatagtattcgaggtgtattagtgataatattcgacgatgtacggacgcatggagatgatgtagttttgcttataattgaatgcatcctaatttgaatactactttattttgtgatttgattttgcttattgaatgctcaaagtggaaaactactccgatcctactttgaatgctaaaattggagagcactatgattagttgatagcttatagggtttttgttttcgcagaaatctaggagcccccgccccctccatcatccccgccgtcgtccccgtcaccgccccctccgacatcgaggtgaaaccagccaaatcctcttttagaaagataattaaatgatatttcgggttgactgtaagtctgtcgagtctccaccatatatgagaggacgaagaatcccgactgttgtcgtgggggtagcttctccttcgttcccgtgtgctagacaatttggtgtaatgcactcgagaacgaaaggaggagctaccatcaccgacggtcgcaaatgtcagagaggaatcagtgagggagagttccaccatatatatatgagaggacgaagaatcccgactgttgtcgtgggggtcgcttctcctttgttcccgtgtgctagacattttggtgtaacgcacacggggacaaagggaggagcgaccatcaccaacggtcgaatgtatacaccacgtgagctgagagttttcaagaaaagactcgacaaaccgatagtcaacccgtgatgaataataatgatctaacttaggttttttagtacatatatttaattgtagatgtttaatatttgaattatgaacataggaaatgtcgtactcggacgacgaaagtctcccgggggaatgcgactggtgccacgacgaccgaggtcagtgcgacaggcctcacctggacgaagatcggcgcttcagtattaagctggaggagaccttcgatgttgaaacggtacgcaatgacgacaagtgttattttttcgtaattaagcacgacttcaactatttcaacgtgtacttttcatcttttacaattcggctagcttatcccatgccatgcaagacgctacgtcttggagaggatgggttttgaagaccatgaaagtatggaaacaaagaaaattcacctaaggacccatcatgatatagattttgaagtaaagctgtataattctgagagcgtaacccattttggttgcaaaaattgggaagcattttgcaagatgtatggttttgatgagggtatgcttgtcaccatggatcttggtgatcctgacatcgagcaagacaatatggacatttgggtccttgttgatacgcctccaattctaccgctatgtgagtttctcaaacatagttattagctaatttatatttttcatttcaaaatagttgacagcttattttcattgacagcttattttgattgttcaaacaatgtacggaacatggtagacagaacctactacaccgatggctctgagttaacttataaggagaaaactcatctggtcggattttgtactgatattgagaattacaatatctacaatcaaactcctcaacattatggtcaatacgtgccactagtgcacgtgttgaactacggtaactactatggagataccctggtaagatttcttactattacgacatccgtgcatattttgcatagttctaaaactagtacatcattgctaactatgaagttattactatgtttttcaacagataatcccagaggattgtgtgcctcatttgatgtatcagaatggtaggcttgatgttttgaatatacaaccaggtcatcctacgaatctcaactgtccataccggatttctaaaagaagtggagacatgcaaatcaaagaatggaaaaaatgtatggacagtcgcaaggaggttcttggaagcaaaaggaagcgaggcgcaagaattggagaaaggatgatctccattctccataatggagagtcagggtctatattgttttatgctattttaccttaaagagggtatttcggtcctacctaatactgatgatcatgtgctaagaacaattaagtagggttggttcgatgactgtgaggatgatgatcgtatgacttgttattaataacgagtagaagttgtatgatgatgattagtaggacttgttattatatatgatgatgcatgatgcgcgcatgaagagttattatatatcagcgggtgaaatgaacatggattggattgaagtgaaggcaacatgcatgtggtgcgtgtcgaaagtagtacaatccgaACTTGATCAatttaggattagtattactttcgacatgcaccacatgttgccttcacttcaatctaagccatgtttaggcatagcagtacgtagcgttggtaaaccaagcacggagatataagagaggacacttctctctaatagctacctaataacaacctaaattaaccccccaaaccCCCTAaaccccccccctttcaaaaaaaacaaaaaccccagcccctgaaaagctgacgcgtggatgcctattggtcccggttggtgtcaccaaccgggaccaaaggccctccgtcctgggctggccgcagcggccacgtggaggaccttctgtcccggttcgtgtaagaaccgggactaaaggccaagggcattagtaacgaccttttagtcccggttcacaaaccgggacagaaggccctcacgaaccggtacaataggccctttttctactagtggcaactttattcttgtagactcgtgttgggcctccaagagcagagttttgtagggcagtagcaattttccctcaagtggatgacctaaggtttatcaatccgtgggaggtgtaggatgaagatggtctctctcaaacaaccctgcaaccaaatacaagaaatctcttgtgtccccaacacacccaatacaatggcaaattgtataggtgcactagttcggcaaagggatggtgataaaagtgtaatattgatggtagaaatatatttttataattcgaataaataaaaacagcaaggtagcaaatagtaaacgggcacaaaaacggtattgcaatgcttgaaaatgaggcctacggtccgtactttcgctagtgcaacctctcaacaatgctaacatagttggatcatatgattatccctcaaagtgcaataaagaatcactcccgagttcctattagcagagaacaaaagatagaagttgtttgtagggtacgaaaccacctcaaagctattctttccaatcaatctatcctagagttcgtactaaaataacgcaagctattctttccgatcgatctaatcaagagttcgtactaaaataacaccatatgacacacatcaaccaactctaatgtcacctagatactccaatgtcaccacgagtatccgtgagttaattctat
The Aegilops tauschii subsp. strangulata cultivar AL8/78 chromosome 3, Aet v6.0, whole genome shotgun sequence genome window above contains:
- the LOC109769504 gene encoding cis-prenyltransferase 4, chloroplastic, which codes for MLLSQSPAATHPQLPTSSSRRTRRSAQPCPRGAAAESLLPRGLRPESLPRHVAVVMDGNSRWARARGMPPAFGHEAGRRALVETVRLSRAWGIRALTAFAFSHENWSRPKAEVDFLMGLFERVIHDSVAEFLRDGIRLRVIGDCSRLPASLRRTARDAEEATRDNSQLDLTLAISYSGRRDIVQACRSLAQKVRGELLRPEDIDESLFAGELETSRGSELPCPDLLIRTSGELRLSNFLLWQSAYSELFFTDTLWPDFGEADYLEALCSFQSRDRRFGRRNS
- the LOC141043039 gene encoding uncharacterized protein, encoding MEERWRAKATTEDTKVLVEDKRLEIEMKRLEMEEVENKKLLDIEVQKLAMVSKERKEKRVARDNAVMFMNLSKMDKMERIFWELTHGNIIAKAFGGDRSVVGGSVV